TGATACTTGGGATGATTATTACTATGGAAATAAAGGAATAGTTGTAGATGAAAGTTCTATGACTCTAACAGATTTTTTTCAAAAAAATCCGGAATATTCTCAGTTCTATACTCAGTTAAAAAGTACTGCGTTAGACAAAGAACTGACAAAAGACCAGCAATTAACTTTGTGGGTTGCTAATAATGAAGCAATGTCTGCATCTAATATTAAGTCGAATGATACATTGAGAATGAAATATCACATGAATCATTTACCATTTATTCGCTCTGATTTGAAAGACGGACTTCGTATCCGTTCTCTGAATGGCATTTATCTTCAGATATCTCAGACTGGAGAAGACTTATATGTAAATAACGCTAAAGTTGTTAAAACGTATATTTTGAAGAATGGAGTTATACATGTTATAGGATCCTTATTAAAAGCGAAGATTAATATGTATGATTATCTAAGAGGATTAGGTGATGATTATTCAATCATACGAGACTCTATTTTTGCACAAAATGTAAGAGTCTTTGATAAGGCAAACTCTATTCCTATTGGCGTTGATAAAACAGGAAATACTTTGTATGACTCTGTCTTTTATGTATATAATCCATTGTTTGCCAAGGCTAAATTTAATTCAGAATTCTCACAGTTTACAGCTTTGGTTCCAAGCAATGAAGTCGTAAGAAAATGCTTTGATAAGTTAAACACTCAGTATAAACTGATGGGTAAAGAAGTGACTGGTGCAGATACGATTCTTGCTATGAAGTGGCTCAAAGAAGCAGTTTTCTATAATGGTGTAGTTACAGACTTTAGTAATAAAGATACTAAGTCTGCATTTGATCGTGTTTGGAGAGATCCTGTTCAAAAGATAGACGATTCAAATCCTGTAGAGTTAAGTAATGGAATGCTTTATTATGTTACAGATTTAAAAATCCCTAATAATGTCATAATTAGTCGTGTGAAATCTTTAATTGAATACTGGCAATATTTATCGGATAGTCAAAAAGATTGGTATGTATTTAAAGGTGTTCTGAAAAAAGCGGATGGATCAGATAATATCTCTATCTTAACTGATGCAGCAACTCCCAAACCAACAATTCTTCCAAATTATTTAGTTTTGAATGTTGTTGGAGATCCTGTTTCTAAAACGGAATTCTCAGTAAGTTTTCCTCCATTGGAAAAATATGTAGATGGCACAAAAACTTTAGTTCGTAAAATGCAGGTTCCACCAGGAGAATATAATCTGTATATGGGATTCCGTAGTGCGGATCATCCGTATGTTAATGTATATTTTGCTAATGATGATTTGTCTGGAAATTATGTATATAATAAAGTTAATGGAGACATACAGGCTAGTTTATCTACTCCATGGAATTTTGACCGTGTAACCGAAACTGAATCATCAAAGTGGAATGGATTAGGAGGACTGGTCGGGGTTGTGAATGTTACAGGAAATTCTATGACCTCCTTTAGAATAAAGGTTGAATTTAGCAAACTTTCAGCTGCCGGAAAATCAAAGAAATTAGCGCTTTATCATTGGGCTTTGAAGCCAACAGCTAATAATTATTAATCTTAAAATCAATATTTAGTATGAATAAATATAAAATTATAATGCTGATGATTTTCATGCTTCTTGGCCGCATATCAATTGTTGCTCAGGATATTGTGAAACTGGAAGGTACAGTAGTGGATCCTTATAAAAATATGCCTATTGAAGGAGCTGTAGTCAGCTTTAGTGGGCATGAAGGTTCTGTTAAAACAGATGATAAAGGATGTTTTAAGGCGGAGGTCAAATCTCTTAAAGGAGAAGTTAGTGTGTGGTATCCTGGATATTATACAAATGTTCAACCTATTGCGAATCGTAAAAAAATGCGATTCGTAATGATCTCGCAAGATAAATATGGTTATTCAGATAATATGATTTTGCCATTAAAAGGCATCACTAATATCCGTAATAAACAGACAAACCTAACTGCTATTCAAAAGAATAATGTAAATCTGAACAAAACAGATTTAGATCAAAGTTTAGTGAATATTCCAGGTTTACAAGTTATAGGTAAAGGCGGTATGCCTGGCGAAGGTAATTATTTTAGTATCAGAGGTGCTAATTCTGTGACAACAAATTCTAACCCATTAATTGTTATCAATGGAGTTCCATATATGCCGGATATGAATGAGTCTGGTACTATTGGCGGATTTTCAAGAAATATTCTGGGATCAATGAATGCTCATGATATTGAAAATATAACAGTGCTAAAAGGTGCAGATGCTGCAATGTATGGATCTCTAGGTTCAAATGGAGTTATCATGATTGAAACAGATAAAGCTGTAGATTTAGATACGAAAGTTGAATTCATTGGACAATATGGTGTTGACATGAATCAAGCTACTTTTCCTGTTATGGGAGTAAATGATTATAAAAGTTATATCAGTAATGTTGCTTTAACAAAATATTCTGATATGGCAGATGTGTTAACGCAATTTCCTTATTTAGTTGATGATCCGACATCTTACTATAAGTATAAATATAACAATAATACAGACTGGCAGAAACAAATCTATTCACCCGGAATTTTTACAGATAATGTTTTAAAAATAAAGGGTGGAGATGCTATTGCAAAATATGATGTTTCTTTAGGTTATCAAGACAAATCTGGTCAGCTTAAAGGTGCAGGCTATTCCAAATTCTATACTCGATTGAATGCGGATGTAAATTTGAATAAGCAAATTTCATTGTTCTCTACAATTTCTATGGCTTATATTAACAGCAAAATACAGGAACAAGGAATGCTTGAAGAAACAAATCCTTTACTTACAGCCTTGAAAAAAGCTCCGCTATTGTCTCCTTATGAAAAGGATGCTGATAATAACTTGCTTCCAGATTTAGCGGCAATTCGTGATGCAGAGGGGAATCTTATAGTGAATAATATGGTAAGTAACCCTTTATCTGTTGTTTCAAATGTTAAGATGAAGGAGCATTTATATGATGTACAGATGAATTTTGGTCTGAATTATAAATTTACTGATGCATTTAGTCTGAAGGGACTTGTTGGTTTATATTATAATAGAAGTTATCAATCAGCATTTGTTCCAGGTATCTCTGAACAAACTATTATGCCTCTTGATAATCAGATTGCTGAGAATACTATTAAAGCAGGTCAATGCGAAACTTTTAATACGTATTTTAATTTGAATGCTAATTATTCAAAAGTATTCAATGATGTACATGCTTTCAAAGCTTCCCTCGGAGCTCAGGTTGCTATGAATAAAAGTGAATGTGATGCAGGTAAAGGTATTAACTCTAGCTCGGATTTCTATAAAACATTGAATTATGTGAGCACTACAGGAGGACGTTCGTTTTATGGTTATAATGATGTATGGAATTGGTTAAATTATAATCTTAGTACACAGTACACATATAATAACCAAATTGCTGCAGGTGTAAACTTATCAATGGATGCATCTTCTGCAACAGGTCCCGATGCTAGCAGATATCAGTTATATCCGGCTTTTAATGTTGCCTGGTATGCAAAAAACTCTCTTTTTAAAGATGTTGATCTTATTAATAACCTAACATTAAGAGCTGAATATGTAACAACAGGAAATAGTCGTTTTTCTTCCTCACTAAGTAAATACAATTATTTAAATAAGGTCTTTAGGCAGTTATCAGGATTGACCAGAGCTGGGATACCAAATACTGATATTGTTCCCGAGTTGAATAGAACATTTGGAGTAGGAGCAGACTTGTCTATCTGGAATCATCGGTTGGATTTGACATTGGATTACTATCATACTAAAAATAGTAATTTAATTATGCCACGTTCTATTTCCTCAGCTTATGGTGTTAATTATTTGTATGATAATGTAGCTACAGCAAAGAATTCAGGGTTTGAGGCTGGTTTGCAACTGGCTGTTGTTCAAACAAAGAACTGGAAATGGTATGTAGGAGGAACAGTTTCATTTAATAAAAATGAAATTACTGATTTAGATGGGGAAAACAGCTTAGTTTTGAATATGAATGATGGTTCTGCTATAATTTCTGAAGTAGGTAAGCCAACTTATAGTTTTTATGGATATAAAACTGCTGGTGTTTTCTCAACTTCAGAAGAAGCTGCAACTGCATATAAGAATGGAACGCCATTAACTAACGTAGCTGGAAAAGCTTTTGAGGCAGGTGATGTACATTTTGTAGATCAGAATAATGATGGGGTGATTGATGACCGAGACAGAGTTAACTTAGGAAGTGCAGCTCCTGATTATTATGGTAATTTCTTCACTTCGTTACAGTATAAAGGCTTTGAATTATCTGCAACATTTGCTTACAGTGAAGGTAATAAAATGTACAATGCTGTTCGTCAGAGCATGGAATCAATGAAAGATTTCACTAACCAATTGGT
This genomic interval from uncultured Bacteroides sp. contains the following:
- a CDS encoding fasciclin domain-containing protein, whose amino-acid sequence is MKKIFIILLFICPLLISCNDTWDDYYYGNKGIVVDESSMTLTDFFQKNPEYSQFYTQLKSTALDKELTKDQQLTLWVANNEAMSASNIKSNDTLRMKYHMNHLPFIRSDLKDGLRIRSLNGIYLQISQTGEDLYVNNAKVVKTYILKNGVIHVIGSLLKAKINMYDYLRGLGDDYSIIRDSIFAQNVRVFDKANSIPIGVDKTGNTLYDSVFYVYNPLFAKAKFNSEFSQFTALVPSNEVVRKCFDKLNTQYKLMGKEVTGADTILAMKWLKEAVFYNGVVTDFSNKDTKSAFDRVWRDPVQKIDDSNPVELSNGMLYYVTDLKIPNNVIISRVKSLIEYWQYLSDSQKDWYVFKGVLKKADGSDNISILTDAATPKPTILPNYLVLNVVGDPVSKTEFSVSFPPLEKYVDGTKTLVRKMQVPPGEYNLYMGFRSADHPYVNVYFANDDLSGNYVYNKVNGDIQASLSTPWNFDRVTETESSKWNGLGGLVGVVNVTGNSMTSFRIKVEFSKLSAAGKSKKLALYHWALKPTANNY
- a CDS encoding SusC/RagA family TonB-linked outer membrane protein, with the protein product MNKYKIIMLMIFMLLGRISIVAQDIVKLEGTVVDPYKNMPIEGAVVSFSGHEGSVKTDDKGCFKAEVKSLKGEVSVWYPGYYTNVQPIANRKKMRFVMISQDKYGYSDNMILPLKGITNIRNKQTNLTAIQKNNVNLNKTDLDQSLVNIPGLQVIGKGGMPGEGNYFSIRGANSVTTNSNPLIVINGVPYMPDMNESGTIGGFSRNILGSMNAHDIENITVLKGADAAMYGSLGSNGVIMIETDKAVDLDTKVEFIGQYGVDMNQATFPVMGVNDYKSYISNVALTKYSDMADVLTQFPYLVDDPTSYYKYKYNNNTDWQKQIYSPGIFTDNVLKIKGGDAIAKYDVSLGYQDKSGQLKGAGYSKFYTRLNADVNLNKQISLFSTISMAYINSKIQEQGMLEETNPLLTALKKAPLLSPYEKDADNNLLPDLAAIRDAEGNLIVNNMVSNPLSVVSNVKMKEHLYDVQMNFGLNYKFTDAFSLKGLVGLYYNRSYQSAFVPGISEQTIMPLDNQIAENTIKAGQCETFNTYFNLNANYSKVFNDVHAFKASLGAQVAMNKSECDAGKGINSSSDFYKTLNYVSTTGGRSFYGYNDVWNWLNYNLSTQYTYNNQIAAGVNLSMDASSATGPDASRYQLYPAFNVAWYAKNSLFKDVDLINNLTLRAEYVTTGNSRFSSSLSKYNYLNKVFRQLSGLTRAGIPNTDIVPELNRTFGVGADLSIWNHRLDLTLDYYHTKNSNLIMPRSISSAYGVNYLYDNVATAKNSGFEAGLQLAVVQTKNWKWYVGGTVSFNKNEITDLDGENSLVLNMNDGSAIISEVGKPTYSFYGYKTAGVFSTSEEAATAYKNGTPLTNVAGKAFEAGDVHFVDQNNDGVIDDRDRVNLGSAAPDYYGNFFTSLQYKGFELSATFAYSEGNKMYNAVRQSMESMKDFTNQLVSVNNRWTSEGQVTKMPRANYGDPMGNSRFSDRWIEDASYIKLKELMLSYKFNFLAGTTVFVSGENLFTITDYLGLDPETMYSYDSSMRGFDYGKVALPRSIKFGFKLQF